Proteins encoded in a region of the Apteryx mantelli isolate bAptMan1 chromosome 34, bAptMan1.hap1, whole genome shotgun sequence genome:
- the SHISA7 gene encoding protein shisa-7 gives MHPAVAALLWAGLAARPGLLPPPLPPSLAAPGPPRSSPSSPSLPPPPPPSSPSSPAPALGHLRRAGSAGAELCQGYYDVMGQYDAAFNCSTGAFRFCCGTCHYRFCCEHRGRRLEQARCTNVETPRWAATPAPGAAAAAAAAAEPGAPARPPAARPGSTVYVVCGVVTFALAAGVALRVAFGKASRRPRARDINVPRALVDILRHQAGGSGRPERPERRSSAVLAAGPPDNGPAWPPTTLYGAPKACKGNHENLHNYLHLSVGSPEHHGATLDWRVPPTPSSRRAGALSCSRSFHNLSLLPPPPESGLRGGGPARGVSLQRLAANDVTAPDLVADDITPFSSAADDVTALGSVADGVTSGLSSR, from the exons ATGcacccggcggtggcggcgctgcTCTGGGCCGGCCTGGCCGCTCgcccggggctgctgccgccgccgctgccgccctcgctggcggcgccggggcccccgcggTCGTCACCGTCGTCACcatcgctgccgccgccgccgccgccatcgtcGCCGTCgtccccggcgccggcgctgggcCACCTGCGGcgcgcggggagcgcgggggccgAGCTGTGCCAGGGCTACTACGACGTGATGGGGCAGTACGACGCCGCCTTCAACTGCTCCACCGGCGCCTTCCGCTTCTGCTGCGGCACCTGCCACTACCGCTTCTGCTGCGAGCACCGCGGCCGGCGCCTGGAGCAGGCGCGCTGCACCAACGTGGAGACGCCGCGCTGGGCCGCCAcgccggcgcccggggccgccgccgccgccgccgccgccgctgagcCTggtgcgcccgcccgcccgcccgccgcccgccccggcagcACCGTCTACGTGGTGTGCGGCGTCGTCACCTTCGCCCTGGCCGCCGGCGTGGCGCTGCGCGTGGCCTTCGGCAAGGcgtcgcggcggccccgcgcccgcgacATCAACGTGCCCAG ggcgctGGTCGACATCCTGCGGCACcaggcggggggcagcgggcgccCCGAGCGCCCCGAGCGCCGCAGCAGCGCCGTcctcgccgccggccccccggacaacggcccggcctggccccccACGACCCTCTACGGCGCCCCCAAGGCCTGCAAGGGCAACcacg AGAACTTGCACAACTACCTGCACCTCAGCGTGGGCAGCCCCGAGCACCACGGCGCCACCCTgg ACTGGCGGGTGCCGCCGACGCCGTCGAGCCGCCGGGCCGGAGCCCTGAGCTGCTCCCGCTCCTTCCACAACctctcgctgctgccgcccccccccgagagcggcctgcggggggggggcccggcgcggggggtCTCGCTGCAGCGCCTCG CAGCTAATGATGTCACGGCTCCGGACTTGGTGGCTGATGACATCACGCCGTTCAGCTCAGCAGCTGATGACGTCACAGCCTTGGGCTCGGTGGCTGACGGTGTCACCTCCGGACTCAGCAGCCGGTGA
- the UBE2S gene encoding ubiquitin-conjugating enzyme E2 S: METRGAWQNSNVENLPPHVLRLVYKEVSTLTSDPPDGIKLFPNEEDITDVQVTIEGPEGTPYAGGVFRMKLVLGKEFPAAPPKGYFLTKIFHPNVGPSGEICVNVLKRDWKAELGIRHVLLTIKCLLIHPNPESALNEEAGRLLLENYEEYAARARLLTEIHAQAPALRPGGAPRDPPDPCASTSAPATLPEGPMAKKHAGDRDKKLLAKKKTDKKRALRRL; encoded by the exons ATG GAGACTCGAGGCGCCTGGCAG AACTCCAACGTGGAGAACCTGCCCCCCCACGTGCTGCGGCTGGTCTACAAGGAGGTGTCAACGCTGACGTCCGACCCGCCCGACGGCATCAAGCTCTTCCCCAACGAGGAGGACATCACCGACGTGCAGGTCACCATCGAAGGCCCCG aagggACCCCCTACGCGGGGGGGGTCTTCCGCATGAAGCTGGTGCTGGGCAAGGAGTTCCCGGCGGCCCCCCCCAAGGGCTATTTCCTCACCAAGATCTTCCACCCCAACGTGGGCCCCAGCGGGGAGATCTGCGTCAACGTGCTCAAGCGGGACTGGAAGGCCGAGCTGGGCATCCGGCACGTGCTGCTG accaTCAAATGCCTCCTGATCCACCCGAACCCCGAGTCGGCGCTGAACGAGGAAgcggggcggctgctgctggaGAACTACGAGGAGTACGCAGCCCGCGCCCGCCTCCTCACCGAGATCCACGCCCAGGCGCCCGCCCtgcgccccgggggggccccccgcgaccccccggaCCCCTGCGCCTCCACCTCGGCCCCCGCCACCCTCCCCGAGGGCCCCATGGCTAAGAAACACGCTGGCGACCGTGATAAGAAGCTGCTGGCCAAGAAGAAGACTGATAAGAAACGGGCCCTGAGGCGGCTCtag
- the RCVRN gene encoding recoverin produces the protein MGNSKSGALSKELLEDLKLNTRYSEQELCRWYESFRKQCPDGRISRAEFERIYGNFFPNSDPQVYARHVFRSFDTNGDGTLDFREYIIALHLTSSGKTHLKLEWAFALFDVDRNGEVSKSEVLEIVSAIFKMIPAEEQKLLPEDENNPQKRADKLWAYFGKGDNDKIAEGEFINGVMKNDAIMRLIQYEPKK, from the exons ATGGGCAACAGCAAGAGCGGGGCCCTGTccaaggagctgctggaggacctgaagCTCAACACGCGCTACTCGGAGCAGGAGCTGTGCCGCTGGTACGAGAGCTTCCGCAAGCAGTGTCCCGACGGGCGCATCAGCCGCGCCGAGTTCGAGAGGATCTACGGCAACTTCTTCCCCAACTCGGACCCGCAGGTCTACGCGCGGCACGTCTTCCGCAGCTTCGACACCAACGGCGACGGCACCCTCGACTTCCGGGAGTACATCATCGCCCTGCACCTCACCTCCTCCGGCAAGACCCACCTCAAGCTTGAGTGGGCCTTCGCCCTCTTCGACGTCGACCGCAACGGCGAGGTCAGCAAGAGCGAGGTGCTGGAGATCGTCTCG gCCATTTTCAAGATGATCCCGGCGGAGGAGCAGAAGCTGCTGCCGGAGGACGAGAACAACCCGCAGAAACGGGCCGACAAGCTCTGGGCCTACTTCGGGAAGGGCGACAACG ACAAGATCGCGGAGGGCGAGTTCATCAACGGCGTCATGAAGAACGACGCCATCATGCGCCTCATCCAGTACGAGCCCAAGAAatag
- the RPL28 gene encoding large ribosomal subunit protein eL28, which produces MSSHLQWMIVRNCSSFLIKRNNQTYSTEPNNLKARNSFRYNGLIHRKTVGVEPAADGKGVVVVLKKRAGQRKPATSYDRITVNKNARATLSSLRHIIRKNKYRKDLRMAALRRASAILRSQKPVVVKKKRVRAAKAP; this is translated from the exons ATGTCGTCCCACCTGCAGTGGATGATCGTGCGGAACTGCTCCAGCTTCCTCATCAAGAGGAACAACCAGACCTACAGCACC gAGCCGAACAACCTCAAGGCGCGCAACTCCTTCCGCTACAACGGCCTCATCCACCGCAAGACGGTCGGCGTGGAGCCGGCGGCTGACGGCAAAGGCGTCGTGGTGGTGCTGAAGAAACGGGCAG gcCAGCGCAAGCCGGCCACCTCCTACGACCGCATCACGGTGAACAAGAACGCGCGGGCCACGCTGAGCAGCCTGCGCCACATCATCCGCAAGAACAAGTACCGCAAGGACCTGCGCATG GCCGCCCTGCGCCGCGCCAGCGCCATCCTGCGCAGCCAGAAGCCGGTGGTGGTGAAGAAGAAGCGGGTCCGCGCGGCCAAGGCTCCCTGA
- the LOC136994893 gene encoding collagen alpha-1(I) chain-like, which produces MAERAELRRGVLAVLSAHPDGIALGHVAGAFLQRHGRPLRPRAGGFPSLRALLADLGAHVEPAGPPPHGPLVLPPAPGPHGPLVWVEGDGLDTLDLLVPSARPGSPGSDGDGADAELAEVLSTLRAVLSSGGFRAGLRLSKLQGLLAQWHRLDLEAFAPRRGPRRRRRLPAPPPAQRSSGTGPTPSTTSSSASAPNLPEGPRRPGRRRQPPPRTEGPRRPGSGERRALQPFGKRDPGVRTAANSRIRGQRGPGVWAFPAKQPFQPGGSEGPGVRDPPRRRLHGSLGSDEGPGVREPPHHHLCGAKGPGVRELPQRCLRGPLGPDEGPGVRAAVRRHLNGAVGRDEGPGVRDPPRHCLRSPLGPDEGPGVRDEGPGVRAAVWRHLNGAVGRDEGPGARELPQRRLRSAEGPGVRGPAERPAGGGGGGGRGGGGGGEGELAALRRELAALLAGAPGGAVALRAAGGLHCIPHHIRVPIRVPIPHHVPVPIRIPIPHRIPVPIRVPIPRHVPVPIRIPIPHRIPVPIRVSIPVPIPHHVRVPIRVPIPCRIHVPIRVPIPHCVHVPICVPILHRIPLPIHVPIPHRIPVPICVPIHVPIPHHIPVSICVPICVPIRVPIPHRVPVPIRVPIPHRIHVPIRVPIPHRVPLRIHVPIPHSIQTRSKVILT; this is translated from the exons ATGGCGGAGCGGGCCGAGCTGCGGCGCGGGGTGCTGGCGGTGCTCAGCGCCCACCCCGACGGCATCGCCCTGGGCCACGTGGCCGGCGCCTTCCTGCAGCGCCACGGGCGCCCGCTgcgcccccgcgccggcggcttCCCCTCGCTCCGCGCCCTCCTCGCCGACCTGGGCGCCCACGTGGagcccgccgggccgcccccccacGGGCCCCTCGtcctgccgcccgcccccggcccccacG GGCCCCTCGTGTGGGTGGAGGGCGACGGGCTGGACACGCTGGACCTGCTGGTGCCCAGCGCCCGCCCGGGCTCCCCGGGCAGCGACGGCGACGGCGCCGACGCAG agCTGGCGGAGGTGCTGAGCACCCTGCGGGCGGTGCTGAGCTCCGGCGGCTTCCGGGCCGGCCTGCGCCTGAGCaagctgcaggggctgctggcgCAGTGGCACCGCCTCGACCTGGAGGCCttcgccccgcgccgggggccacGGCGACGCCGCCGCCTTCCTGCGCCGCCACCTGCCCAGCGCTCGAGTGGCACCGGCCCGACGCCGAGCACGACTTCGTCATCCGCCTCGGCCCCG AACCTAcccgaagggcccaggcgtccgggccgccgTCGCCAGCCGCCTCCTCGgacggaggggcccaggcgtccggggagcgggGAGCGCCGAGCGCTGCAGCCCTTTGGTAaacgggacccaggcgtccgcaCCGCCGCCAACAGCCGCATCCGTGgacagaggggcccaggcgtctgggcctTTCCTGCAAAACAGCCGTTCCAGCCCGGGGGGAGcgagggcccaggagtccgggacccgccccggcgccgcctccaCGGCTCCCTGGGCTCAgacgagggcccaggcgtccgagagcCGCCCCACCACCACCTCTGCGGTgccaagggcccaggcgtccgagagctgccccagcgctgcctccGCGGCCCCTTGGGCCCAgacgagggcccaggcgtccgggccgcagTCCGGCGCCACCTCAACGGCGCCGTGGGCCGAGAcgagggcccaggagtccgggaccCGCCCCGGCACTGCCTCCGCAGCCCCTTGGGCCCAgacgagggcccaggcgtccgggacgagggcccaggcgtccgggccgcagTCTGGCGCCACCTCAACGGCGCCGTGGGCCGAGACGAGGGCCCAGGCGCCCGAGAGctgccccagcgccgcctccgcagcgccgagggcccaggcgtccgagggccGGCCGAGCGCCCCgcaggcgggggcggcgggggggggcgcggggggggcggcggcggcgagggggagctggcggcgctgcggcgggagctggcggcgctgctggcgggggcgcccgggggggctGTCGCTCTTCGAGCTGCGGGCGGCCTACA CTGCATCCCACACCACATCCGTGTCCCCATCCGTGTCCCCATCCCGCACCATGTCCCGGTCCCCATTCGTATCCCCATCCCGCAccgcatccctgtccccatccgtGTCCCCATCCCGCGCCATGTCCCGGTCCCCATTCGTATCCCCATCCCGCAccgcatccctgtccccatccgtGTCtctatccctgtccccatcccgcaTCACGTCCGTGTCCCCATCCGTGTCCCCATCCCGTGCCGCATCCATGTCCCCATTCGCGTCCCCATCCCGCACTGTGTCCATGTCCCCATCTGTGTCCCCATCCTGCACCGCATCCCTCTCCCCATCCATGTCCCCATCCCACAccgcatccctgtccccatctgtGTCCCCATTCATGTCCCCATCCCGCACCACATCCCTGTCTCCATCTGCGTCCCCATCTGTGTCCCCATTCGTGTCCCCATCCCGcaccgtgtccctgtccccatccgtGTCCCCATCCCGCACCGTATCCATGTCCCCATCCGTGTCCCCATCCCGCACCGCGTCCCTCTCCGCATACATGTCCCCATCCCGCACT CAATCCAGACCCGATCCAAGGTGATTCTGACCTGA
- the NDUFA3 gene encoding NADH dehydrogenase [ubiquinone] 1 alpha subcomplex subunit 3: MAGLGRIGAALKNLWAKEPVITVSIAIAAVAVLSPLLSPYAKYSGMINRATPYTYPVPLRDDGNLPDVPAHPCDKEGPSLEWLKKL, translated from the exons ATGGCCGGGCTGGGCA GGATCGGGGCCGCCCTGAAGAACCTGTGGGCGAAGGAGCCCGTCATCACCGTCAGCATCGCCATCGCCGCCGTGG ccGTGCTGTCGCCGCTGCTGAGCCCCTACGCCAAGTACTCGGGCATGATCAACCGGGCCACCCCCTACACCTACCCAG TGCCGCTGCGGGACGACGGGAACCTGCCGGACGTTCCCGCGCACCCCTGCGACAAGGAGGGGCCCAGCCTCGAGTGGCTCAAGAAGCTGTGA
- the TFPT gene encoding LOW QUALITY PROTEIN: TCF3 fusion partner (The sequence of the model RefSeq protein was modified relative to this genomic sequence to represent the inferred CDS: deleted 1 base in 1 codon), giving the protein MAGVGFEEFSAPPGSELALPPLFGGNILESELETEVEFVDGGLSGEALPGAEQDESRQHQRQLARRKLQALGRRCREIEQVNERVLNRLQQVQKITRRLQQERRFLMKVLDSYGDEYRQSHLTIVLEDEGSRSTDAPTPGNAENEPPEKEPGRAPPGPPEPPSPPPEPPSTKRRRRQGREDKEPRGGGGGGRRGAAAALLPPDDFPPQLKGEEELCPPPGLPPAWPPHSPPEKLLRFPKFSSPGGCADFD; this is encoded by the exons aTGGCGGGGGTGGGCTTCGAGGAGTTCTCGGCGCCGCCGGGCTCGGAGCTGGCGCTGCCGCCGCTCTTCGGGGGCAACATCCTGGAGAGCGAGCTGGAGACGGAGGTGGAGTTCGTGGACGGCGGCCTGAGCGGGgaggcgctgcccggcgccgagCAGGACGAGAGCCGCCAGCACCAGCGCCAGCTCGCCCGCCGCAAGCTGCAGGCCctgggccgccgctgccgcgagATCGAGCAG gtgaacGAGAGGGTCCTGAACCGGCTGCAGCAGGTGCAGAAGATCACGCGGCGCCTCCAGCAGGAGCGGAG gtTCCTCATGAAGGTGCTGGACTCCTACGGGGACGAGTACAGGCAGAGCCACCTCACCATCGTCCTGGAG GACGAGGGCAGCCGCAGCACCGACGCCCCCACCCCCGGCAACGCCGAGAACGAGCCCCCCGAGaaggagccgggccgggccccccccggcccccccgagccccccagcccccccccggagccccccagcaccaagcggcgccggcgccagggccgggaggacaaggagccccgcggggggggcgg gggggggcggcggggggcagcagcCGCCCTCCTGCCCCCCGACGACTTCCCCCCGCAG CTCAAGGGggaggaggagctgtgccccccgcccgggctgccccccgcctggcccccccacagcccccccgaGAAGCTGCTCCGCTTCCCCAAGTTctccagccccggcggctgcgccgACTTCGACTGA
- the PRPF31 gene encoding U4/U6 small nuclear ribonucleoprotein Prp31 gives MSLADELLADLEEAAEEEEENFADEEDEPAIEDVQEETQLDLAVDSVKSIAKLWDSRMFAEIMQKIEEYISKQPKATEVLGPVEAAPEYRVIVDANNLTVEIENELNIIHKFIRDKYSKRFPELESLVPNALDYIRTVKELGNSLDKCKNNENVQQILTNATIMVVSVTASTTQGQQLTEEELERIEEACDMALELNQSKHRIYEYVESRMSFIAPNLSIIVGASTAAKIMGIAGGLTNLSKMPACNIMLLGAQRKTLSGFSSTSVLPHTGYIYHSDIVQSLPPDLRRKAARLVSAKCTLAARVDSFHESQDGKVGYDLKEEIERKFDKWQEPPPVKQVKPLPAPLDGQRKKRGGRRYRKMKERLGLTEIRKQANRMSFGEIEEDAYQEDLGFSLGHLGKSGSGRVRQTQVNEATKARISKTLQRTLQKQSMVYGGKSTIRDRSSGTASSVAFTPLQGLEIVNPQAAEKKVAEANQKYFSSMAEFLKVKSEKSGILTNS, from the exons ATGTCGCTGGCGGACGAGCTGCTGGCCGACCTGGAGGAGgcggccgaggaggaggaggagaacttcGCCGACGAGGAGGACGAGCCCGCCATCGAGGATGTGCAGGAGGAGACGCAGCTCGACCTGGCCGTGGACTCGGTCAAGAGCATCGCTAAGCTGTGGGACAGCCGCATG TTCGCGGAGATCATGCAGAAGATCGAGGAGTACATCAGCAAGCAGCCCAAAGCCACCGAAG TGCTGGGGCCGGTGGAGGCGGCGCCGGAGTACAGGGTCATCGTGGACGCCAACAACCTCACCGTGGAGATCGAGAACGAGCTCA ACATCATCCACAAGTTCATCCGGGATAAATACTCGAAGCGCTTCCCCGAGCTGGAGTCCCTCGTGCCCAACGCCTTGGACTACATCCGCACCGTCAAG gagctggGGAACAGCCTGGACAAGTGCAAGAACAACGAGAACGTGCAGCAGATCCTCACCAACGCCACCATCATGGTGGTGAGCGTCACGGCCTCCACCACCCAGGG gcAGCAGCTCACAGAGGAGGAGCTGGAGCGCATCGAGGAAGCCTGCGACATGGCGCTGGAGCTCAACCAGTCCAAGCACCGCATCTACGAGTACGTGGAGTCCCGCATGTCCTTCATCGCCCCCAACCTCTCCATCATCGTCGGCGCCTCCACCGCCGCCAAGATCATGG GCATCGCCGGCGGCCTCACCAACCTCTCCAAGATGCCGGCCTGCAACATCATGCTGCTGGGGGCGCAGCGCAAGACGCTCTCGGGCTTCTCCAGCacctccgtgctgccccacaccggCTACATCTACCACAGCGACATCGTGCAGTCGCTGCCCCCG GATCTGCGGAGGAAGGCGGCGCGGCTGGTCTCGGCCAAGTGCACCCTGGCGGCGCGGGTGGACAGCTTCCACGAGAGCCAGGACGGGAAG GTCGGCTACGACCTGAAGGAGGAGATCGAGCGCAAGTTCGACAAGTGGCAGGAGCCGCCGCCTGTGAAGCAGGTGAAgccgctgccggcgccgctcGACGGGCAGAGGAAGAAACGGGGGGGCCGCAG GTACCGGAAGATGAAGGAGCGGCTGGGGCTGACGGAGATCCGCAAGCAGGCCAACAGGATGAGCTTCGGCGAG ATCGAGGAAGACGCCTACCAGGAGGACCTGGGCTTCAGCCTCGGCCACCTGGGCAAGTCGGGCAGCGGGCGCGTGCGGCAGACGCAGGTCAACGAGGCCACCAAGGCCAGGATCTCCAAGACCCTCCAG CGGACGCTGCAGAAGCAGAGTATGGTCTACGGCGGGAAGTCGACGATCCGCGACCGCTCGTCCGGGACGGCCTCCAGCGTGGCCTTCACCCCGCTGCAG GGCCTGGAGATCGTCAACCCGCAGGCGGCCGAGAAGAAGGTGGCCGAGGCCAACCAGAAATACTTCTCCAGCATGGCCGAGTTCCTCAAGGTGAAGAGCGAGAAGAGCGGGATCCTCACCAACTCCTGA